In Rutidosis leptorrhynchoides isolate AG116_Rl617_1_P2 chromosome 2, CSIRO_AGI_Rlap_v1, whole genome shotgun sequence, one genomic interval encodes:
- the LOC139888499 gene encoding uncharacterized mitochondrial protein AtMg00810-like — protein MRIFSYLKGTAHLGLWYPFGTGFNLTAFTNADHGGDQVNQKSTSGGLQFLGHKLVSWSSRKQNCISLSTAESEYIAAASCCSQVLWMQTQMLDYGFKFYKIPIYCDSQSTIAIDRSDHVEIRKKDKLE, from the coding sequence ATGAGAATCTTCAGCTATCTTAAGGGCACTGCTCATCTCGGACTCTGGTATCCCTTCGGGACTGGCTTCAATCTCACGGCATTCACGAATGCTGATCATGGAGGTGACCAAGTTAATCAGAAAAGTACCTCCGGAGGACTTCAATTTCTAGGACATAAATTAGTCAGTTGGTCATCTCGCAAACAAAACTGCATCTCACTTTCTACTGCTGAATCTGAGTACATTGCAGCCGCGAGTTGTTGCtcccaagtactgtggatgcaaacccAAATGCTTGACTACGGATTCAAATTCTACAAAATCCCGATATACTGTGACTCTCAGAGTACCATTGctattgataggtcagatcatgttgagattagaaaaaAAGACAAATTAGAATAA